A stretch of Amycolatopsis balhimycina FH 1894 DNA encodes these proteins:
- a CDS encoding ABC transporter ATP-binding protein, with protein sequence MTVLKAQGLGKKYGRKQALTGCTLEIEAGHVTGLVGPNGAGKSTLLNIAAGMLEPTTGTIEVCGGVPGSGPDQLAKVGYVAQNTPVYSGLSIEEHLRLGAHLNPGWDASLAEKRIERLGLDPKQHAGKLSGGQRAQLALTIGIAKRPELLLLDEPVAALDPLARREFLQDLMEAVAEHGLSVVMSSHLVNDLERVCDHLVVLVDSQVRVIGEVETLLATHHRLSGPRRDVETLPAEQHVVSAKHTDRQTTVLVRTEAPILDPAWTVAKLGLEDLVLEYMSNPTAARPALEVLR encoded by the coding sequence GTGACTGTCCTGAAAGCCCAGGGGCTGGGCAAGAAGTACGGGCGCAAGCAGGCGCTGACCGGCTGCACGCTGGAGATCGAGGCCGGGCACGTCACCGGGCTCGTCGGCCCCAACGGCGCCGGCAAGTCGACGCTGCTGAACATCGCGGCCGGCATGCTGGAGCCGACGACCGGCACGATCGAGGTGTGCGGCGGGGTGCCGGGCAGCGGCCCGGACCAGCTGGCCAAGGTGGGGTACGTCGCCCAGAACACGCCGGTCTACAGTGGACTGTCCATCGAGGAGCACCTGCGGCTCGGCGCCCACCTCAACCCGGGCTGGGACGCGTCGCTGGCCGAGAAGCGCATCGAACGGCTCGGGCTGGACCCGAAGCAGCACGCCGGCAAGCTCTCCGGCGGCCAGCGTGCGCAGCTGGCGCTCACGATCGGCATCGCCAAGCGCCCCGAACTGCTGCTGCTCGACGAGCCGGTCGCCGCGCTGGACCCGCTGGCGCGCCGCGAGTTCCTGCAGGACCTCATGGAGGCCGTCGCCGAGCACGGGTTGTCCGTCGTGATGTCCTCGCACCTGGTCAACGACCTGGAACGGGTCTGCGACCACCTCGTCGTGCTGGTGGACTCGCAGGTCCGGGTGATCGGCGAAGTGGAGACGCTGCTCGCCACGCACCACCGGCTTTCCGGGCCGCGCCGCGATGTCGAGACGCTGCCGGCGGAGCAGCACGTCGTCTCGGCGAAGCACACCGACCGCCAGACCACCGTCCTCGTCCGCACCGAAGCGCCGATCCTCGATCCCGCGTGGACGGTCGCGAAGCTCGGCCTGGAGGACCTCGTCCTCGAGTACATGAGCAACCCCACCGCCGCCCGCCCCGCCCTGGAGGTCCTCCGATGA
- a CDS encoding ABC transporter permease subunit, with the protein MTWLTWRQFRMPALSVFAGLIAIAVVLAITGPDLVGRTDFSDEDTLFYGTILALYLLPAVIGVFWGVPMITRELESGTHSLVWNQTVTRKRWLTTKLGFGLLAAMVVAGLLGWAVSWWASPIDALAAKQTDRGMVSRIAPVVFGARGIVPIGYAAFALALGVAIGMLLKRTVAAMAVTLAVLAAVLLLVPNFVRPYLLPLQTETVPIVSKDITNITGNDKQGITQIGVRNPAGAWVLANETVDSAGNVADPLPDFIQVCAPKPGPGAGPPERGTMETCMAQLGAHGYQQRLTFQPGSRFWPLQWLELALYLAMTALLTWFSFRRLRHLS; encoded by the coding sequence ATGACCTGGCTGACCTGGCGCCAGTTCCGCATGCCCGCTCTGTCGGTGTTCGCCGGCCTGATCGCGATCGCCGTCGTGCTCGCGATCACCGGGCCGGACCTGGTGGGCCGCACGGACTTCTCCGACGAGGACACCCTCTTCTACGGCACCATCCTGGCGCTGTACCTGCTGCCCGCGGTCATCGGCGTCTTCTGGGGCGTCCCGATGATCACGCGCGAGCTGGAGAGCGGGACGCACAGTCTCGTGTGGAACCAGACGGTCACGCGCAAGCGGTGGCTCACCACCAAGCTCGGGTTCGGCCTGCTGGCCGCGATGGTCGTGGCCGGATTGCTCGGCTGGGCGGTGTCGTGGTGGGCGAGCCCGATCGACGCGCTCGCGGCCAAGCAGACCGACCGCGGGATGGTCTCGCGCATAGCGCCCGTGGTGTTCGGCGCGCGCGGCATCGTGCCGATCGGCTACGCCGCCTTCGCCCTCGCGCTCGGCGTCGCGATCGGAATGCTGCTGAAGCGGACCGTGGCCGCCATGGCCGTCACACTCGCCGTGCTCGCCGCCGTGCTGCTCCTGGTGCCGAACTTCGTGCGGCCGTACCTGCTGCCGCTGCAGACCGAGACGGTCCCGATCGTCAGCAAGGACATCACGAACATCACCGGTAACGACAAGCAGGGCATCACCCAGATCGGCGTGCGGAACCCCGCCGGTGCGTGGGTACTGGCGAACGAAACGGTGGACTCGGCCGGGAACGTGGCCGACCCGCTGCCGGACTTCATCCAGGTCTGCGCCCCGAAGCCGGGCCCCGGGGCGGGCCCGCCGGAACGCGGCACGATGGAAACATGCATGGCCCAGCTGGGCGCCCACGGCTACCAGCAGCGGCTGACCTTCCAGCCGGGCTCCCGCTTCTGGCCGCTGCAGTGGCTCGAACTGGCGCTCTACCTCGCGATGACCGCCCTGCTCACCTGGTTCAGCTTCCGCCGCCTCCGCCACCTGTCCTGA
- a CDS encoding GntR family transcriptional regulator, giving the protein MIEFHLDARSGLSPYQQLVQQVRHALRLGLLSEGDQLPKVKDVVASLAINPNTVLKAYRELEHDGLVSARPGVGTFVTATLNGGASFAVLGPLRRDLRRWLSQARKAGLDEESIEALLMSTFRDSAREDIA; this is encoded by the coding sequence ATGATCGAGTTCCACCTGGACGCGAGGTCCGGCCTGTCGCCGTACCAGCAGCTGGTCCAGCAGGTGCGGCACGCGCTGCGCCTCGGCCTGCTGTCCGAGGGAGACCAGCTCCCGAAGGTCAAGGACGTGGTCGCGAGCCTCGCGATCAACCCGAACACCGTGCTGAAGGCCTACCGCGAGCTGGAGCACGACGGCCTGGTCTCGGCCCGGCCCGGCGTCGGCACGTTCGTGACGGCGACCTTGAACGGCGGAGCGTCGTTCGCCGTGCTCGGACCGCTGCGGCGCGACCTGCGCCGCTGGCTTTCCCAGGCCCGCAAGGCGGGTCTCGACGAGGAGAGCATCGAAGCCTTGTTGATGTCCACGTTTCGCGACTCCGCCAGAGAGGACATAGCGTGA